Genomic segment of Dactylococcopsis salina PCC 8305:
TTAAGCTAAAGGCTGTTCCTTCTCCTGCTTCTACTAAATCACCGCTATCATTGATTGTGATTTGTCCCTGTCCATCGATCGCGAAGGGTAGATTTTCATCACCATCAATATCGTCATTTCCAGCGCTGATGCTGACTTCGAGGTTATCTCCATCATCACCGTCTTGGATTGAGACAGTTCCGACCACTTCACCATTAACTAAGTCTTCTTCGATATTGAAGACGGCATCATCTACTTCTGGTGTCGCATTACCACCGGCGACATTGAGAGCCGAGTCAATAAAGCTATCATCCCCTGTGGTGGCAAAGTCGATAATCGCTGAAGTCCGTAAGAATCCTTCAGGAACACCCGCTGCTTCGACTTGGGCAACAATGTCATTGAAGGCTTCTGTGCCTAAGTCCGCTTCTAAACTGGCGAGGGTAACTTCTTCGGCGGCAAAATCAGGGTCATTAATTTCATTGATATCCTCTCCCTCCCGTAAGAGTAAAGAATTAGTTGCTTCAGTAACACGGAAAGCATCAGCAAACTCACCGTTAATTTGTTCAAAGGTTGCCTCTTCAATCACATCACCGTTGCTGTCAACGATGTCATTACTGGGATCGCCGTCTTTATTCCCCATAACGCCTGTAATGTTGCCATTACGCTCCTCAGAAAGGAAGAAACGAGGGTCAATTCGGTTTTCAAGGAATTGCACAACGATCCGTTCTTGGGCTTCACCACCAAGATTGATGTTTAAGAAGCCATCACCCAAGTCAGTTATGCGACCACTATCTCCTACTTCGATTCCATCTACAGGAATATCGGTTACGGTTTCACCATTGATCACTACAGGATTTTCTTCTCTTGCATAAATGGCAACGGTATCGCCACCAAAATCAGTAGCAATGGCGGTATAGCTAGACAGTTGATCTGAAGGTGTTCCGTCATCTTGAATAGCAGGGGCGGTGCGAGCCTGAATGATTAAGGGGTTATTCTCATCAGTGGACTCAACGAGAGTGAATTCACCAACCACTTGGAAGCCAAAATTATTACGGTCAAAGGTGGTAACGTGAGGATCACCAAAGCCAGAAGCAGGACGACCACAGTTAACATCAATGATGGCAGCACCAATGTTTATTGCTTCACCGTCGCTTACTTCTACCATTAAAGAAAAGGAAGGAACAGTCCGAGTAAAGGCTAACGAAACAACCTTAAATAAGGGTCCGAGATCATCGGTATCGTTAACAGTAATTACCCCTTCATTATCAATAGCAAAGGGCGCATTGCCATCACCATCAACATCGGGGTCTTCTGTTGTTCCCTCTGTAAATGTATTGATGAGACGGACTTGAGAGGCTTCACTCAAGCTAACCGTTAAATCATCCCCATCTGGGTCGCTAATGTCTAGCTGACCGATTTCCGTACCGTTACGAGCCAATTCGCTAACTTCAAAGTTGCCGACATTAACAACAGGAGGCTGATTTTCAACGATATCATTAGCAATATCGTTAATGGTGATTTCTACATTAGCCACATCTGTACCACCATTGCCATCATTAGCAGTAACCTGAACTTGGTAAACGTTATTTCCATCCGCATCCTGTGGGTTTTCAAAGTCGGGGGCGCTGACAAAGGATAATTCTCCAGTGTTCGCATCAATGGCGAAGAAGTTGCCATCCACACCGCCAGAGATAGAGAAGGTCAAAGGATCATTCTCAGGATCGTTAGCAGAAATGGTTGTGACAGCAGTGCTATTTTCAGGAAGGCTTTGGGCTGGAACAGCGCTGATGTTTGGTGCATCATTCACCCCATTGATAGTAACTGTAACGGTTGCGGTATCAGTTTCGCCATTGCCATCAGAGACGGTGTAAGTCAAGCTGTCTGTGGCTGTTTCGCTGTCGCCAAGGGCTTCATCTTTTCCATTGGGGTTATAGTCAAAAGTCCCGTCACTATTCAGGGTTAGCAGTGCGCCAGAAGCGAGAGTAATTTGATTACCAACATCACTGCTGTTACCATTGACTTCAACGATGGTGAGGGGGTCACTGTCAGGATCGCTGTCATTAGTTAGGACATTACCAGAAGTTACTGTATCCTCATCAGTGGAGAAGTTGTCATCATTGACAGTGGGAGGAAGGTTTTCCACAACATCAGTTACTGTCACAGAGACAGTTGCGGTATCAGTTAAGCTACCGTCGCTGACTGTGACTTCCACTTCATAGACGTTATCGCTACCATCATCAGCAGGGTTTTCCAAGTCGGGGGCGCTGACAAAGGATAATTCTCCAGTGTTCGCATCAATGGCGAAGAAGTTGCCATCCACACCGCCAGATATAGAGAAGGTCAAAGGATCATTCTCAGGATCGTTAGCAGTAATGGTTGTGACAGCAGTGCTATTTTCAGGAACAGAGGTGGTAATATCGTCAACGGTGGGAGCAGTGTTTAGAATTTCTACTTCAAATGCTCCAATATCCACAGTGCCGTTGAAAATTCGATCGAATCCCCGTTGGTCAAAGTCAACACTAGCAGGAATTAAGTTATTATCTCCAGCATCAATTGCGGGTGAACCCTCTAACAGCGCGATCGTCTGTGTGGGACCGCCATTGTCTTGTAATCCTGCAGGATCGAGAATACTGTTTAGTGCAGTGGGATTCGTGCCATCAGAAGTAGCTGTAATATCATTAGCACCAGGAGTAAAGTTCGTGAAGGCTTGAGAATTATCTCGGCTGTCATCCCCAAACAGGTTATTTGCATCAGCGTTAATTGTCCCAGTGATGAAACCCTCACTGTAATTGAAAACTTCATTGCCACTGGTAGCTGCACTGTTCCCAGAGATTAAGCTATTGCTGAGGGTGGCTGTGCCAAAATTGTTATAAATCCCCCCGCCATCATCAGTTGCCGAATTGCCACTGAGGGTGCTGTTGCTCACATTGGCCGTGCCCAAGTTATAAATCCCCCCGCCATCATCAGCAAAATTGCCACTGACGGTGCTGTTGGTGACATTGGCTGTGGCAAATAAGTTAAAAATCCCCCCGCCATTAGTAGCAGAATTGCCACTGAGGGTGCTGTTGCTCACATTGGCCGTGCCCAAGTTATAAATCCCCCCGCCATCATCAGCAAAATTGCCACTGACGGTGCTGTTGGTGACATTGGCTGTGCCATCATTCCAAATCCCCCCGCCATCATCAGCAAAATTGCCACTGACGGTGCTGTTGGTGACATTGGCTGTGCCTAAGTTATAAATCCCCCCGCCTAAGTTATAAATCCCCCCGCCATCATCAGCAAAATTGCCACTGACGGTGCTGTTGGTGACATTGGCTGTGCCATCATTCCAAATCCCCCCGCCATCATCAGCAAAATTGCCACTGACGGTGCTGTTGGTGACATTGGCTGTGCCATCGTTAAAAATCCCCCCGCCATCAAATGCAGCAGAATTGCCACTGACGGTGCTGTTGGTGACATTGGCTGTGCCATCGTTAAAAATCCCCCCGCCATCCAATGCAGAATTGTCACTGACGGTGCTGTTGGTGAGAGTTAAATCTTCACGGTTATAAATTCCCCCGCCATCGCCTGAGACAGTCCCGCTACTAAAGGTTAAGCCCCCGCCACTAACGGTTAAGCCGTCGAGGGTAACAGTCACTTCATTGGCGTTATCCCCATCATCAATATTAAAGATGCGGAAGTCAACAGTCGCGTCACTTGCCCGTTGCACCGTGACATCAGGGCTGCCATCATCATCGAAGTCGCCATCTATGGTTAAACCTTTGTCAATGACTAATTCCCCTAACGTTTGATCAAGGGTAATGGTGTTAATCCCATTGGCAAAGGTAATTGTTCCCCCTGGCGCGATCGCGCTTAGAGCATCCCGTAAACTGATGTCTCCATCGGTCACGCTTCCATCGACCTCATCGATGAGGGTATCAACAACTAAGTGAGTAAGGTTAACCGTGAGAATAAAGGTTTCTGTGGTTGCATCTGTGCCATCATCAACGGTAACTGTGATGTTCGCTGTACCTAATTCATTAGAAACTGAAGTTAGTTCAAGGGTACGGTTTTCATCTGTACCAGACAAGGTGATATTACCATCAGGCATCAAGGTTTGATTGTCTGAGGTGGCGCTTACGGTTAAGCTATCAGCAGCAGTTTCTACATCGCTAATGGTGAAGTCAATCGCACCACTGCTGCTATCTTGATCAAAGGTTTGATCTGGAATTTCGCTGATGTTTGGTGCATCATTCACCCCATTGATAGTAACTGTAACGGTTGCGGTATCAGTTAAGCTACCGTCGCTGACTGTGACTTCCACTTCATAGACGTTATCGCTACCATCATCAGCAGGGTTTTCAAAGTCAGGTGCGCTGCTGAAGGATAATTCTCCAGTGTTCGCATCAATGGCGAAGAAGTTGCTATCCACACCGCCAGAGATAGAGAAGGTCAAAGGATCATTCTCAGGATCGTTAGCAGTAATGGTTGTGACAGCAGTGCTATTTTCAGGAACAGAGGTGGTGAGATCGTCAACGGTGGGAGCAGTGTTTAGAATTTCTACTTCAAATGCTCCAATATCCACTGTGCCGTTGAAAATTCGATCGAAGCCGTCTCCCCGTTGGTCAAAGGAAACACCATCAGGAATTAAGTTATTATCTCCAGCATCAATTGCAGGTGAATCCACTAACAGCGCGATCGTCTGTGTGGGGCCGCCATTGTCTTGTAATCCTGCAGGATCAAGGAGGGGGTCTTGTCCAGTGATATTGTTGGTATTAGTGCCATTGATTTGATCAGCATTATTCTCAATGAGGCTGTAACTAGCGTTGATTGTTCCCAAAGTGCTACCTTGCTCATTATAGAGGTCGCCCCCTTCTGCTCCGTTGGTGAGGTTATCAGCAACAATGCTGTTGGAGAGGGTAACAGTGTCGTCGCCCCCATCATCATTCCAAATCCCCCCGCCATTGTCCGCTGCCGAATTGCCACTGACGGTGCTGTTGCTCACATTGGCTGTACCAAAGTTATCAATCCCCCCGCCATGACCATCAGCCGAATTGCCACTGACGGTGCTGTTGCTCACATTGGCTGTGCCATTATAGTTAAAAATCCCCCCGCCATGATCAGTTGCCGAATTGCCACTGACGCTGCTGTTGTTGACATTGGCTGTGCCCAAGTTAAAAATCCCCCCACCATTGTCCGCTGCCGAATTGCCACTGACGGTGCTGTTGCTGAGGGTGGCTGTGCCACTGTTAGAAATTCCCCCGCCATCATCAGTTGCCGAATTGCCACTGACGGTGCTGTTGGTGACGTTGGCTGTGCCCGAGCCATTGTTCCAAATCCCCCCGCCATCATAATTAGCAGAATTGCCACTGACGGTGCTGTTGCTCACATTGGCTGTGCCATTATAGTTAAAAATCCCCCCGCCACGATCAGTTGCCGAATTGCCACTGACGCTGCTGTTGTTGACATTGGCTGTGCCAGCGTTCCACATTCCCCCGCCATTGTCCGCTGCCGAATTGCCACTGACGCTGCTGTTGTTGACATTGGCTGTGCCAGCGTTCCACATTCCCCCGCCATCATCAGTTGCCGAATTGCCACTGACGGTGCTGTTGATGAGAGTTAAATCTTCACGGTTAAAAATTCCCCCGCCATCGCCTGAGACAGTGCCGCCACTAATGGTTAAACCATCAAGGGTAACAGTCACTTCATTGGCACTATCCCCATCATCAATATTAAAGATGCGGAACTCAGCAGTCGCGCCACTGGCTCGTTCTACCGTGACATCAGGGCTGCCATCGTCATCGAAGTCGCCGTCAATGGTTAAACCTTTGTCAATGACCAATTCCCCTAATGTTTGATTAAGGGTAATGGTGTTAATTCCGTCAGCAAAGGTAATTGTACCTCCAGACGCGATCGCTGCTAGAGCATCTCGTAAGCTCACATCCCCGTCGGTGACGCTGCCATCGGCTTCATCGGTTTCAGTATCCACGATTAAATCCGTTGGAGGTTGCACTTCAAACGCGCCTATATCCACTGTGCCGTTGACAATTCGATCGAATCCCCGTTGGTCAAAGTCAACACCAGTAGGAATCGAGTCATTATCGCCAGCATCAATTGCGGGTGAATCCTCTAACAGCGCGATCGTCTGTGTGGGGCCGCCATTGTCTTGTAATCCTGCAGGATCAAGGAGGGGGTCTTGTCCAGTGATATTGTTGGTATTAGTGCCATTGATTTGGTCAGCATTATTCTCAATGAGGCTGTAACTGGCGTTGATTGTTCCCAAAGTGCTACCTTGATCATTATAGAGATCGCCCCCTTCTGCTCCGTTGGTGAGGTTATCAGCAACAATGCTGTTAGAGAGGGTAACAGTGTCGCCCCCGCCATCATCATTCCAAATCCCCCCGCCATTATTAGCAGCCGAATTGCCACTGATGGTACTGTTGGTGACATTGGCTGTGCCAAAGTTATTAATCCCCCCGCCATCATAATTAGCAGAATTGCCACTGACGGTGCTGTTGTTGACATTGGCTGTGCCAAAGTTATAAATCCCCCCACCATCATCAGTTGCCGAATTGCCACTGACGGTGCTGTTGGTGACATTGGCTATGCCATTATAGTTAAAAATCCCCCCACCATCATCAGTTGCCGAATTGCCACTGACGGTGCTGTTGGTGACATTGGCTGTGCCATCGTTAAAAATTCCCCCGCCATCATTAGTTGCAGAATTGCCACTGACAGTGCTGTTGGTAAGGGTTAAATCTTCACGGTTAAAAATTCCCCCACCGCGATTATTTGGAAACGACCCACTGGCTACACCACCTGTAATGGTTAAACCATCGAGGGTGACAGTCACTTCATTGGCACTATCCCCATCATCAATATTAAAGATGCGGAAGTCAACAGTCGCGTCGCTTGCCCGTTGCACCGTGACATCAGGGCTGCCATTATCATCGAAGTCGCCATCTATGGTTAAACCTTTGTCAATGACTAACTCCCCTAATGCTTCATCAAGGGTAATGGTGTTAATCCCATTGGCAAAGGTAATTGTACCTCCAGACGCGATCGATTCGATCGCATCTCGTAAACTGATTCCATCTCCTGCTTCAAGACCATCATTTTCATCGGTTTCAGTATTCACTTCCAATGCAAGAAGTAATTCAAACGCCCCAATATCCACAGTGCCGTTTAAAATTCGATCGAATCCCCGTTGGTCAAAGTCAACACCAGTAGGAATCGAGTCATTATCGCCAGCATCAATTGCGGGTGAACCCTCTAACAGCGCGATCGTCTGTGTGGGGCCGCCATTGTCTTGTAATCCTGCAGGATCGAGAATACTGTTTAGTGCAGTGGGATTCGTGCCATCAGAAGTAGCTGTAATATCATTAGCACCAGGAGTAAAGTTCGTGAAGGCTTGAGAATTATCTCGGCTGTCATCCCCAAACAGGTTATTTGCATCAGCGTTAATTGTCCCAGTGAAGAAAGAACCACTGTAATTGAAAACTTCATTGCCACTGGTAGCTGCACTGTTCCCAGAGATTAAGCTATTGCTGAGGGTGGCCGTGCCAAAGTTATAAATCCCCCCGCCATTATCAGATGCAGAATTGCCACTGACGGTGCTGTTGGTGACGTTGGCTGTGCTGCCGAAGTTAAAAATCCCCCCGCCATCATCAGCAGAATTGCCACTGACGGTGCTGTTGGTGACATTGGCTGTGCCAGAGTTGAAAATCCCCCCGCCATCATCAGCAGAATTGCCACTGACGGTGCTGTTGGTGACATTGGCTGTGCCAAAGTTATCAATCCCCCCGCCAAATTGTGCAGAATTGCCACTGACGGTGCTGTTGGTGACATTGGCTGTGCCACGGTTATCAATCCCCCCGCCAAATTGTGCAGAATTGCCACTGACGGTGCTGTTGGTGAGGGTTAAATCTTCATCGTTAAAAATTCCCCCGCCATCGCCTGAGACATTCCCGCCACTAACGGTTAAGCCGTCGAGGGTAACAGTCACTTCATTGGCGTTATCCCCATCATCAATATTAAAGATGCGGAAGTCAACGGTCGCGTCACTTGCCCGTTCTACCGTGACATCAGGGCTGCCATCATCATCGAAGTCGCCATCTATGGTTAAACCTTTGTCAATGACTAATTCCTCTAATGTTTCATCAAGGGTAATGGTGTTAATCCCATCAGCAAAGGTAATTGTTCCCCCAGGCGCGATCGATTCGATCGCATCTCGTAAACTGATTCCATCTCCTGCTTCAAGACCATCATTTT
This window contains:
- a CDS encoding choice-of-anchor Q domain-containing protein, which gives rise to MNDLIEALMVNGGTLLNEFAQSKQFFSGLETAFGTDYEIETAETLQAMLTDGTFLDELGMEVLPSSALNGALGAYASATNTIYLSSALEGFSLEVTTAVFLEEVGHAVDAFLNTTDSAGDEGAIFSALVRGKPLSEEKLAGLRQEDDFSTIVVDGEEIIIEQATLTVDTETDEADGKVVDGDVSLRDAISRIAFGGTITFANGINTITLDEALGELVINQSLTIDGDLDDDGSPDVTVRRASNATAEFRIFKIHIRDVTLDGLTISGGTVSGSGGGIYNSGEDLTLINSTVSGNSADDGGGIYNRDIANFTNSTVNVTNSTVSGNYATNDGGGIYNKGEANVTNSTVSGNSADDGGGIYNYYGTANVTNSTVSDNSATDDGGGIFNNGTANVTNSTVSGNSAGFDGGGITNAFGTANVTNSTVSGNSAGFDGGGITNAFGTANVTNSTVSGNSAGFDGGGIFNYNGTANVSNSTVSGNSADGHGGGIDNFGTANVTNSTVSGNSAADNGGGIWNDDGGDYTVTLSNSIVADNLTNGAEGGDLYNEQGSTLGTINASYSLIENNADQINGTNTNNISGQDPLLDPAGLQDNGGPTQTIALLAGSPAIDAGDNNSIPAGVDFDQRADGFDRIFNNTVDIGALELLPFALEVNTETDENDGLEAGDGISLRDAIDSIAPGGTITFADEINTITLNETLGELVIDKGLTIDGDLDDDGSPDVTVQRASDATVDFGIFNINDGNNANEVTVTLDGLTISGGTVSGDGVGIYNLDGGGIYNFEDLTLINSTVSGNSATDDGGGISNFGTANVTNSTVSGNSAANNGGGIYNGLNGTANVTNSTVSGNSATDDGGGIYNNLGTANVTNSTVSGNSADDGGGISNFLGTANVTNSTVSGNSAPNSGGGIENFGTANVTNSTVSGNSADDGGGIYNYGGTRSVLFGTYTFYGTANVTNSTISGNSATGSGGGIYNRFYGTANVTNSTVSGNSATGSGGGIYNLGTANVNNSTVSGNSANDGGGIYNYGGTRSFGIHTFYGTANVTNSAISGNSAADNGGGIWNDDGGDDTVTLSNSIVADNLTNGAEGGDLYNEQGSTLGTINASYSLIENNADQINGTNTNNITGQDPLLDPAGLQDNGGPTQTIALLAGSPAIDAGDNNSIPAGVDFDQRGTGFDRIFNNTVDIGALELLPFALEVNTETDENDGLEAGDGISLRDAIESIAPGGTITFADGINTITLDETLEELVIDKGLTIDGDFDDDGSPDVTVERASDATVDFRIFNIDDGDNANEVTVTLDGLTVSGGNVSGDGGGIFNDEDLTLTNSTVSGNSAQFGGGIDNRGTANVTNSTVSGNSAQFGGGIDNFGTANVTNSTVSGNSADDGGGIFNSGTANVTNSTVSGNSADDGGGIFNFGSTANVTNSTVSGNSASDNGGGIYNFGTATLSNSLISGNSAATSGNEVFNYSGSFFTGTINADANNLFGDDSRDNSQAFTNFTPGANDITATSDGTNPTALNSILDPAGLQDNGGPTQTIALLEGSPAIDAGDNDSIPTGVDFDQRGFDRILNGTVDIGAFELLLALEVNTETDENDGLEAGDGISLRDAIESIASGGTITFANGINTITLDEALGELVIDKGLTIDGDFDDNGSPDVTVQRASDATVDFRIFNIDDGDSANEVTVTLDGLTITGGVASGSFPNNRGGGIFNREDLTLTNSTVSGNSATNDGGGIFNDGTANVTNSTVSGNSATDDGGGIFNYNGIANVTNSTVSGNSATDDGGGIYNFGTANVNNSTVSGNSANYDGGGINNFGTANVTNSTISGNSAANNGGGIWNDDGGGDTVTLSNSIVADNLTNGAEGGDLYNDQGSTLGTINASYSLIENNADQINGTNTNNITGQDPLLDPAGLQDNGGPTQTIALLEDSPAIDAGDNDSIPTGVDFDQRGFDRIVNGTVDIGAFEVQPPTDLIVDTETDEADGSVTDGDVSLRDALAAIASGGTITFADGINTITLNQTLGELVIDKGLTIDGDFDDDGSPDVTVERASGATAEFRIFNIDDGDSANEVTVTLDGLTISGGTVSGDGGGIFNREDLTLINSTVSGNSATDDGGGMWNAGTANVNNSSVSGNSAADNGGGMWNAGTANVNNSSVSGNSATDRGGGIFNYNGTANVSNSTVSGNSANYDGGGIWNNGSGTANVTNSTVSGNSATDDGGGISNSGTATLSNSTVSGNSAADNGGGIFNLGTANVNNSSVSGNSATDHGGGIFNYNGTANVSNSTVSGNSADGHGGGIDNFGTANVSNSTVSGNSAADNGGGIWNDDGGDDTVTLSNSIVADNLTNGAEGGDLYNEQGSTLGTINASYSLIENNADQINGTNTNNITGQDPLLDPAGLQDNGGPTQTIALLVDSPAIDAGDNNLIPDGVSFDQRGDGFDRIFNGTVDIGAFEVEILNTAPTVDDLTTSVPENSTAVTTITANDPENDPLTFSISGGVDSNFFAIDANTGELSFSSAPDFENPADDGSDNVYEVEVTVSDGSLTDTATVTVTINGVNDAPNISEIPDQTFDQDSSSGAIDFTISDVETAADSLTVSATSDNQTLMPDGNITLSGTDENRTLELTSVSNELGTANITVTVDDGTDATTETFILTVNLTHLVVDTLIDEVDGSVTDGDISLRDALSAIAPGGTITFANGINTITLDQTLGELVIDKGLTIDGDFDDDGSPDVTVQRASDATVDFRIFNIDDGDNANEVTVTLDGLTVSGGGLTFSSGTVSGDGGGIYNREDLTLTNSTVSDNSALDGGGIFNDGTANVTNSTVSGNSAAFDGGGIFNDGTANVTNSTVSGNFADDGGGIWNDGTANVTNSTVSGNFADDGGGIYNLGGGIYNLGTANVTNSTVSGNFADDGGGIWNDGTANVTNSTVSGNFADDGGGIYNLGTANVSNSTLSGNSATNGGGIFNLFATANVTNSTVSGNFADDGGGIYNLGTANVSNSTLSGNSATDDGGGIYNNFGTATLSNSLISGNSAATSGNEVFNYSEGFITGTINADANNLFGDDSRDNSQAFTNFTPGANDITATSDGTNPTALNSILDPAGLQDNGGPTQTIALLEGSPAIDAGDNNLIPASVDFDQRGFDRIFNGTVDIGAFEVEILNTAPTVDDITTSVPENSTAVTTITANDPENDPLTFSISGGVDGNFFAIDANTGELSFVSAPDLENPADDGSDNVYEVEVTVSDGSLTDTATVSVTVTDVVENLPPTVNDDNFSTDEDTVTSGNVLTNDSDPDSDPLTIVEVNGNSSDVGNQITLASGALLTLNSDGTFDYNPNGKDEALGDSETATDSLTYTVSDGNGETDTATVTVTINGVNDAPNISAVPAQSLPENSTAVTTISANDPENDPLTFSISGGVDGNFFAIDANTGELSFVSAPDFENPQDADGNNVYQVQVTANDGNGGTDVANVEITINDIANDIVENQPPVVNVGNFEVSELARNGTEIGQLDISDPDGDDLTVSLSEASQVRLINTFTEGTTEDPDVDGDGNAPFAIDNEGVITVNDTDDLGPLFKVVSLAFTRTVPSFSLMVEVSDGEAINIGAAIIDVNCGRPASGFGDPHVTTFDRNNFGFQVVGEFTLVESTDENNPLIIQARTAPAIQDDGTPSDQLSSYTAIATDFGGDTVAIYAREENPVVINGETVTDIPVDGIEVGDSGRITDLGDGFLNINLGGEAQERIVVQFLENRIDPRFFLSEERNGNITGVMGNKDGDPSNDIVDSNGDVIEEATFEQINGEFADAFRVTEATNSLLLREGEDINEINDPDFAAEEVTLASLEADLGTEAFNDIVAQVEAAGVPEGFLRTSAIIDFATTGDDSFIDSALNVAGGNATPEVDDAVFNIEEDLVNGEVVGTVSIQDGDDGDNLEVSISAGNDDIDGDENLPFAIDGQGQITINDSGDLVEAGEGTAFSLSVTATDPLGATGTGSVTIVENNPDVDQPPTVAANVNEIRENSPEGTIVGRAIATDAEGDEFTLGLEGDLDPNGNGTDAFTIAENGLITVADPGDLDFETTPSFEFDVTATQTNDDTIIGTSTVTVSLIDVEPEDNSPPEITSDSALSIEENNTFVDTVTANDPEGDFLTFSLTGGVDQGLFTLDVEGNLNFIEAPDFENPIDADEDNIYELEITAEDENGGNTSQTLNIEVLDVSEDTNESPIITSDSLQTIEENTIAPLSLQADDPDGDEVTFSLTGGADQGLFTINPDTGELEFNNPPDFENPIDADEDNIYELEVTAEDGNGGIITENFQIEVTDVDETIDWSLDIDGNGEISPLSDGIMTVRFLFGDAFSNDDLINGAIGAEASRSLPEIRDHLQIGVDEGFLDIDEDGEINPLSDGIIAVRFLFGDAFAGEALINGAISPDSSLSLEEIQANLADLTSI